One window of Chionomys nivalis chromosome 10, mChiNiv1.1, whole genome shotgun sequence genomic DNA carries:
- the LOC130882227 gene encoding disintegrin and metalloproteinase domain-containing protein 21-like, protein MLSVSWGMRLVERPAIPRAPLLLVALWVLLLASSQCFQGPPTWHYISSEVVIPRKEIYHGKGFQAPGRLSYSVRFRGQRHIIHLRRKTLIWPRHLLLTTQDDQGALQMDYPYFPVNCYYIGYLEGIPQSMVTLDTCYGGLDGVMMLDDLAYEIKPLNDSHRFEHLISQVVADSAAVGSENEWKHLDHSTGPSLSRPNSNVAPRMSSRDYASHPAAIKGHMLATNYVHIVTQNVTRTAHYLFSLASLMDSYMKNIHLRYYVFLFTVFNQRDPVHSIGMDTKGCGAFYKYYQDNFYNKFRPDDANIINQFGPTEVNGAPAMRSVCTQEGLSCIGKNNRYYVFVSVVLSNRVGRKLGLNFDDETYCYCQRRATCIMFKRPQLTDTFSNCSLAELNEILSTPGEMPCLFYDYHTYYNRSISYDFCGNYKIDRGEQCDCGSFKECYANSCCKPNCRFTPGSICDKESCCVNCTYSPSGTLCRSIQNICDLPEYCNGSILTCPTDFYLQDGTPCSEEGYCYKGNCTDRNIHCKEIFGVSARAGSKRCYDINKESYRFGHCQRRQESLVFTACADNDKMCGRLQCTNVTFLPHLQEHVSFHQSVISGFSCFGLDEHRATESTDVGRVRYGTPCSQTNFCDRGSCNGSLGKLDYDCTPEKCNFRGVCNNHRNCHCHVGWDPPNCIGDGPGGSVDSGPLPLKMRTIRQRQQPVVYLRIIFGRIYVFIGSLLFGVAFRVAMIKIIKYEDLQAALFRGRGHGHTPGPNMPKQK, encoded by the coding sequence ATGTTATCTGTGAGCTGGGGCATGAGGCTGGTAGAAAGACCAGCGATCCCCAGGGCACCACTCTTGCTGGTTGCACTCTGGGTGCTGCTTCTGGCTTCCAGCCAGTGTTTTCAAGGCCCTCCCACCTGGCATTATATCTCATCGGAGGTGGTCATTCCTAGGAAGGAGATCTACCATGGTAAGGGATTTCAAGCACCAGGACGGCTCTCCTACAGCGTGCGTTTTAGGGGTCAGAGACATATCATCCACCTGCGAAGAAAGACACTTATTTGGCCCAGACACTTGCTGCTGACAACTCAAGATGACCAAGGAGCTTTACAGATGGATTACCCTTATTTTCCTGTAAATTGTTACTATATTGGCTACCTGGAGGGGATCCCTCAATCGATGGTCACTTTGGATACTTGCTATGGGGGCCTGGACGGGGTCATGATGTTGGATGACCTTGCCTATGAAATCAAACCCCTCAATGATTCACACAGGTTTGAGCACCTTATTTCACAGGTAGTAGCTGATTCTGCTGCAGTGGGGTCTGAGAACGAATGGAAGCACTTGGACCATAGCACAGGCCCCTCTTTATCTAGACCAAATTCCAATGTGGCTCCCAGAATGTCTAGTAGAGACTACGCGTCACATCCAGCTGCTATAAAAGGTCATATGCTAGCAACCAACTATGTACATATTGTAACCCAGAATGTTACAAGGACTGCCCATTATTTGTTTTCACTAGCCAGTTTAATGGACAGCTATATGAAGAACATTCATTTGCGGTACTATGTTTTTCTCTTCACTGTGTTTAACCAAAGGGATCCAGTTCATAGCATTGGAATGGACACAAAAGGATGTGGTGCATTTTACAAATACTATCAGGACAATTTTTATAATAAGTTTAGGCCTGATGATGCAAACATCATTAATCAATTTGGGCCAACTGAAGTAAATGGAGCTCCAGCAATGCGTTCTGTATGTACTCAAGAAGGTTTAAGCTGTATTGGTAAAAATAATCGATACTATGTATTTGTGTCTGTTGTGTTAAGCAATCGTGTTGGGAGGAAACTAGGTCTCAATTTTGATGATGAGACTTACTGTTATTGCCAGAGAAGGGCCACCTGCATTATGTTCAAGAGACCTCAACTAACTGATACTTTCAGCAATTGTTCCCTTGCAGAGCTAAATGAAATACTCAGTACCCCCGGTGAGATGCCTTGCCTTTTCTATGACTATCATACTTATTATAATAGATCAATATCCTATGATTTTTGTGGAAACTACAAAATAGATAGAGGTGAGCAATGTGACTGTGGCTCATTTAAAGAATGTTATGCAAATTCCTGCTGTAAGCCAAATTGCAGATTCACACCAGGTAGCATTTGTGATAAAGAATCATGCTGTGTAAACTGCACCTACAGTCCTTCTGGGACACTTTGCAGAAGTATCCAGAACATATGTGATCTTCCAGAGTACTGTAATGGGAGTATACTCACTTGCCCAACAGACTTTTATCTGCAAGATGGAACACCATGCTCAGAAGAGGGGTATTGCTATAAAGGAAACTGTACCGATCGCAATATACATTGCAAGGAAATCTTTGGTGTAAGTGCCCGTGCAGGAAGTAAAAGGTGCTATGACATCAATAAGGAAAGCTATAGATTTGGACATTGTCAGAGAAGACAAGAAAGCCTCGTATTCACAGCTTGTGCCGATAACGATAAGATGTGCGGAAGGTTGCAGTGTACGAATGTCACCTTCCTTCCACACTTGCAGGAACACGTTTCATTCCACCAGTCAGTTATTTCTGGGTTTTCCTGTTTTGGGCTTGATGAGCATCGAGCAACAGAATCAACAGATGTTGGTCGTGTGAGATATGGTACTCCCTGTTCCCAAACTAATTTCTGTGATCGAGGGTCTTGCAATGGATCTTTAGGTAAACTGGATTACGACTGTACCCCAGAAAAGTGCAATTTCAGAGGAGTATGCAATAACCATCGGAACTGCCATTGTCATGTGGGTTGGGATCCTCCAAACTGCATAGGAGACGGACCTGGAGGGAGTGTAGACAGTGGACCCCTTCCGCTTAAAATGCGCACAATAAGACAGAGACAACAACCAGTGGTATACTTAAGAATAATCTTTGGTCGTATTTATGTCTTCATAGGCTCACTCCTCTTTGGGGTGGCCTTTCGTGTTGCAATGATTAAGATTATCAAGTATGAAGACTTGCAAGCTGCTTTATTTCGTGGGCGTGGACATGGGCATACTCCTGGACCCAATatgccaaaacaaaaataa